Proteins encoded within one genomic window of Bemisia tabaci chromosome 2, PGI_BMITA_v3:
- the LOC109038790 gene encoding uncharacterized protein, with protein sequence MHYAAHPAIYLDFHDLDLTDHAGFYNSFRQLIFNLFIQHDYLKASDILEPEDFDHFNDFRHPKPPMKDEDVAYGPCVLTRLLATHFNESCMVFIDNFDAPAAEMMVVQDNKFKKVVMSALRYLVKDLVASKFVSHSLFSALDFIAPRDISELTFVPVLEDDAFGRF encoded by the coding sequence ATGCACTACGCCGCCCATCCCGCCATCTATCTGGACTTCCACGACCTGGACCTCACAGACCACGCCGGGTTCTACAACTCCTTCCGGCAGCTCATCTTCAACCTCTTCATCCAGCACGACTACCTTAAGGCTTCGGACATCCTCGAACCGGAGGACTTCGACCATTTCAACGACTTCCGACACCCGAAGCCACCCATGAAAGATGAAGACGTCGCCTACGGACCTTGCGTCTTGACCCGGTTAttagccacccatttcaatgaGAGCTGCATGGTTTTCATCGACAACTTCGACGCGCCGGCGGCTGAGATGATGGTTGTGCAGGACAATAAGTTCAAGAAAGTCGTCATGAGCGCCTTGAGATACCTCGTCAAGGACCTGGTTGCGAGTAAGTTCGTGAGTCACTCGTTGTTCTCGGCGTTGGATTTCATCGCGCCGCGTGATATATCCGAGCTAACTTTCGTGCCCGTACTCGAAGACGATGCCTTCGGAAGGTTTTAG